The sequence ACGTCACGACGGAGATCGGGAAGGCCACGATCCCGTAGAGCAGGTCGAGCCACGACTGGCCGCTGGTCAGGGGGTTCACCATGCGGCGGAACCATCCGGCCGTCTCCGGCGCCGGCCGGTAGCGGGGGCGGGGCAGCGCGCGGCCGAGCACCTCGGGCAGCATCCGCCGTTCCACATCGGCCATGCCCCGTGCCACCAGCAGCGTCGTCGCCAGGACCGGCAGCCCCACCCACACGACCACCGTGCCGATCCCGGCGGCGAAGCCCGCCACCATCAGGACGAAGAAGACGACGGAGAGGGGGAAGCCGGCGATCAGATACCGGCTGTCCGTGCCGATACGGCGCAGGAGGGTTCTCATGGCGTCAACGCTACGAGCCCGGGGGTGAGGCTTCGACCCTGCGTGCCGCCGTCCGGGGGTAGGGCCAGCCCTACCCCCGTCACGGGTGCGAGCTTGAAGGGGAAACTGCTGCGGGCGTGACTGCGCCGGCCGGGGGCCCCACGGGAGGGTTGAACCACCGCTCCCCCGACGAATCGAGACCCCCATGACCGCCGTCATCTCCCGCTCAGCAGTCCGCGCGGCGCCCGCGCCGCAGGGTCGTGACGTGTTCATCGACGTGCTGCGCCTGTTCGGCATGGCCCTGGTGGTGCTGCAGCACTGGAGCATGCCGGTGCTGTCCTTCTCCGATGGGCGGATCTCCACCGGCAACGCGCTGTCGGCGGGCGGCGCGTGGGTGGTCACCTGGATCAGCCAGGTGATGCCGCTGGTCTTCTTCGCGGGGGGCGCGGCCAACGCGATCAGCTGGCGGGGCTCGGTACGGCGTGGCGGCACGGTCCCCGCCTGGCTGGCGGTGCGGCTGCGCCGCCTGGTCTGGCCGGTGCTGCCGCTGGCGGCGGTGTGGCTGCCCCTGCCCCACCTGCTGCAGGCGCTCGGCCTGCCGGAGCAGCCGGTGGTCACGGCCTCGCGCCTGGCCGGTCAGCTCCTGTGGTTCCTGGCCGTCTACCTGGTCGCGGTGGCGGTGACCCCGTCGATGCTCCGGCTCAACATGCTGTACGGCTGGCGGGTGCCCGTGGTGCTGACGGCGGGGGCCGTCGTGGTGGACGTCGCCCGTTTCACCACCGGCCTGGAGGTCGTCGGCTTCCTCAACATCGCCCTGGTCTGGCTGGCGGTGCACCAGCTCGGCTTCCTCTACGCCGACGGCCGCCTGAGCCGCCCCTGGGCCATGGCCCTCACCGGGTACGGCCTGGCCGCGGCGCTGGTGGCCTTCGGCCCCTACCCGGGCAGCATGATCGGGATGCCGGGCGCGGCCGTCTCCAACATGGCGCCTCCCACGATCGCGCTGCTCGCGGTGGCGTTCGGCCAGATCGGGCTGGCGCTGGCGCTGCGCCGGTGGATCGTCGCGCTCGCGGAGTGGCCGGGGGTGTCGCGGGTGCTCGCCTGGGCGGCTCCCCGGATGATGACCGTCTACCTGTGGCACATGAGCGCGCTGACGATCGTCACCTCGGTGGTCGTGGTGGGCCTGGGCGTCTCCACCCCCGAGCCGGGGACCTCGGCCTGGCTGTCGGGCTGGCCGCACTGGCTGCTCATGCTCTCCCTGGCCATGTCCCCGCTGCTGCGCTGCTTCTCCCGGTTCGAGACGCCGCCGCAGGCCTCGCCGTACGCCGGGGGCACGGCCCGGATCGTGGTGGCTGTGGCGCTGGCCGGGACGGGCCTGCTCGTTCTCACGGTGATCGGTTTCGTCCCGGGGACGGCTCCGGTGCTCGGCGCGGGGATGCTCGTGGCGGGCCTGGCGCTCACCTGGTCGGCTCCCCGGCTCCAGCCGGCGGCACGGCCGTCCGTTGAGTCCCCTTGATCATAATTTGATGAGATTTGGGCGGGTATAGCCGCCCAGGGTCATCCATCCTGCGCAAGATACGATCACATCTATTGCCCGAGCCGGTCCGACCACCTTCAGTTCTTCGGCAGTATTGAACTGTGAGCCTTGTAGATCGCCTGCCAGAAGAGATCGACGCCGACCCCGATGCCATCTTCGACGCGTTCGTCGAATGGAATTCCGAGCGCGGGCTCACCCTCTATCCCGCCCAGGAGGAGGCGCTGATCGAGGTCGTCTCCGGAAACAACCTGATCCTGGCCACCCCGACCGGATCGGGTAAGAGCCTGGTCGCGGCCGGAGCGCACTTCGCCGCGCTGACCCGGGACGTGCGCACCTTCTACACCGCGCCGATCAAGGCGCTGGTGTCGGAGAAGTTCTTCGACCTGTGCGCGCTGTTCGGCACCGAGAACGTCGGCATGATGACCGGCGACGCGAGCGTGAACCCCGGCGCGCCGATCATCTGCTGCACCGCCGAGATCCTCGCCAACGTCGCGCTGCGCGACGGCGCCAAGGCCGACATCGGCCAGGTCGTGATGGACGAGTTCCACTTCTACGCCGAGCCCGACCGGGG comes from Streptosporangium roseum DSM 43021 and encodes:
- a CDS encoding acyltransferase family protein; amino-acid sequence: MTAVISRSAVRAAPAPQGRDVFIDVLRLFGMALVVLQHWSMPVLSFSDGRISTGNALSAGGAWVVTWISQVMPLVFFAGGAANAISWRGSVRRGGTVPAWLAVRLRRLVWPVLPLAAVWLPLPHLLQALGLPEQPVVTASRLAGQLLWFLAVYLVAVAVTPSMLRLNMLYGWRVPVVLTAGAVVVDVARFTTGLEVVGFLNIALVWLAVHQLGFLYADGRLSRPWAMALTGYGLAAALVAFGPYPGSMIGMPGAAVSNMAPPTIALLAVAFGQIGLALALRRWIVALAEWPGVSRVLAWAAPRMMTVYLWHMSALTIVTSVVVVGLGVSTPEPGTSAWLSGWPHWLLMLSLAMSPLLRCFSRFETPPQASPYAGGTARIVVAVALAGTGLLVLTVIGFVPGTAPVLGAGMLVAGLALTWSAPRLQPAARPSVESP